The genomic region ATAAAACCTTACAGTTTGTATTTTATTTTGTACTTTTGCACCCTCGAAATAGCGCCTTATATCTTTCTCATCTACTCCGTGAGGTATTTAGCTGAGAGCCATACGATGCTTCAATTTAGTTTGTAGTGATACATAAGGGTGTAAAGAATAATAATTTATGAAGGTAAAAACAATCTTAGTTTCACAACCAGAACCCAAAGCAGAGAACTCGCCTTATGCGCAGATCATCGAAAACCACAAAGTGAAAGTAGACTTCATCCCCTTTGTGAAAGTCGAAGGAATGACCGCCAAGGACATACGTATGCAGAAGATCGACCTTACGAACTTCACCGCGGTGATACTTACCAGCCGCAAATCAGTAGACCATTACTTCCGCATCGCTGAGGAAATGCGCTTCAAGGTGCCCACTACAATGAAGTACTTCTGCCAATCTGAGGCTATAGCCTATTATCTACAAAAATACATCACCTACCGCAAACGCAAGATATACGTAGGCAAAAAGGAGTTTGCTGACCTCTTGCCTATCTTAAAGAAATACAAGGAGGAGAAGTTTCTCTTCCCTGGTTCCGACGTACCCAAACCTGAGGCTACCGAAGCCCTCAACGAACTGAAAATAAAGTGGGAACGCGTAATCTTCTACCGCACTGTGGTGTGCGACCTTTCCGCTATTAAGAACG from Capnocytophaga haemolytica harbors:
- a CDS encoding uroporphyrinogen-III synthase, producing the protein MKVKTILVSQPEPKAENSPYAQIIENHKVKVDFIPFVKVEGMTAKDIRMQKIDLTNFTAVILTSRKSVDHYFRIAEEMRFKVPTTMKYFCQSEAIAYYLQKYITYRKRKIYVGKKEFADLLPILKKYKEEKFLFPGSDVPKPEATEALNELKIKWERVIFYRTVVCDLSAIKNAKYDILAFFSAAGVEALFKNFPDFSQKKTKIAVYGDATLKAAEEAGLTIDIKAPSPESPSMTVALDHYISKANARK